From the genome of Geobacter sp. SVR, one region includes:
- a CDS encoding 5'-3' exonuclease H3TH domain-containing protein: MKRVLLIDFMGSAFYHHHAQDGNLVMNFIRNLQLILQAYKVDKTVILLEGGSAYRKNLLPDYKLARRQRREKQSDADRAAFQKFLDATETLAICLEVLGVHKLQVFGAEADDLAGYLCAILPTQEYQILLMSEDSDWSQLLSRKNTVQGSYKTMAKTIPLLTKSQWSTYNSFYVAKGLTPDQWFEKKMLTGDASDNIPGIDGLGETGATRLLGKYGSLREILDTRESLDVPRLSAKAKAGLADSEAVLKLGYQLMNLRWTPEQWKQVVGLNTVPVDVLADGGLMAPNAVRTTAFTELCYDNGWIDFVDNPEWLLAFYGK; the protein is encoded by the coding sequence ATGAAACGAGTACTGCTGATCGACTTCATGGGGAGCGCCTTCTACCACCACCACGCGCAAGACGGCAATCTGGTGATGAACTTTATACGCAATCTGCAGCTCATTCTCCAAGCGTACAAGGTAGACAAAACCGTTATCTTGCTCGAAGGCGGCTCCGCGTATCGTAAAAATCTGCTTCCCGACTACAAGCTGGCGCGCAGGCAGCGTCGTGAGAAACAGTCGGATGCAGACAGGGCCGCATTTCAGAAGTTCCTGGATGCTACCGAAACCTTGGCGATCTGCCTGGAAGTCCTGGGGGTCCATAAACTGCAGGTTTTCGGGGCCGAAGCAGACGACCTTGCAGGGTATCTGTGTGCCATTCTCCCCACGCAGGAGTACCAGATCCTGCTGATGTCGGAGGACAGCGACTGGAGCCAGCTGCTGTCCCGTAAAAATACCGTTCAGGGCAGTTACAAGACGATGGCAAAGACGATCCCGCTTCTGACCAAAAGCCAGTGGTCCACGTACAATTCCTTTTACGTGGCCAAAGGCTTGACGCCGGACCAGTGGTTCGAGAAAAAGATGCTGACCGGCGATGCGTCCGACAATATCCCCGGCATCGATGGGTTGGGGGAGACGGGAGCTACCAGGCTGCTGGGAAAATACGGCTCTTTGCGTGAGATCCTCGACACTAGGGAATCTCTCGACGTTCCCCGTCTTTCCGCGAAGGCAAAGGCCGGATTGGCGGACAGCGAGGCTGTTCTGAAACTGGGGTACCAGCTCATGAACCTACGGTGGACTCCAGAGCAGTGGAAACAGGTAGTCGGGTTGAATACCGTCCCCGTAGACGTGCTTGCAGATGGTGGGCTGATGGCCCCGAATGCCGTTCGCACCACCGCGTTTACGGAGCTGTGCTATGATAACGGCTGGATCGATTTCGTAGACAATCCAGAATGGCTGCTAGCTTTTTATGGTAAATAA
- a CDS encoding DNA polymerase, with amino-acid sequence MAKFFPAVKGAKCAIILDRVIKDSDMRLISILHQHIEKGGHEYQDFDRITLTAEDYIMGSKSKPKTADLKAGVEQAKEWVATKGYNAVIVMGADAFERVMGYKGITRFYGKALWSDILQCKVIPTVHPAQLLYGDPLVEKSFQQSMATLKYEMHTKQLHVEEAKVNYNIIDNIQKFRKFIEYFKSEKVMAFAYDLETEGLRFNLDRILTIQFSHKARSSYLIPTDFYGKWTDQEWNEIRSGLYDLFADDTKTLIGHNIKFDNRFIEHHWNIPVRKHNVFDTMIAKFLCDETTPSGLKELACQYTDMGDYEADLDAFKKQYCKENKLKVGDFSYALIPFDILAKYALADADCTMRLYNIFSQKLIEEQQTETMKMVMRFQYLLSRMEITGSPVDTDYTEKYLAEVDEQLATMRVDLSSFSFVKQAEQAINDRNIQKLLAAGKPTKSYKWVEFNVNSVDQKRVLFFDIIGMPIVFATGVKNKLTTMTALRMDNLIRKIAKEQGQNLGRPLFKNGKREFVPEETKAHYLRLKGAVDKRAIKEWESTTKDPQIVEFMGMLKRFSELSKIRNTYIFSILDKQVEGWIHPSFNVIGARSGRLSCKDPNYQNIPAHSEESKKIKRITKAPEGWVLVGSDLSAAEMRWVTIASGDPKLIEMFNSGLDSHGIIAKEIFGLDCHPNDVKDKHPDERQIAKMCQFLSVYGGQADALSAGAGISVEMAQGILDTYFETYAGVRDFLDKTQAFVDLNGYSQSLLGRRNRHLNVPYLVKRRETVGELTQDESMVYEKELRVAKNATIQSVSSDGLLIAACNLQDEIEEYDHPIKIINVIHDAIYCLIKEEFLQEGKDIILRHLTTLPLDLIDPLSGKKVIPHIRMEASAEWGYDWSSFSEDFGIATSADNYDDNEDEEEAA; translated from the coding sequence GTGGCGAAGTTTTTTCCAGCAGTAAAGGGGGCCAAATGCGCGATCATTCTGGATCGCGTTATCAAAGACAGCGATATGCGCCTGATTTCGATACTTCACCAGCATATCGAGAAGGGGGGGCATGAGTACCAGGACTTTGACCGGATCACGCTGACGGCTGAGGACTATATCATGGGCAGCAAATCAAAGCCGAAAACGGCGGATCTGAAAGCAGGCGTGGAGCAGGCCAAAGAGTGGGTAGCAACCAAAGGCTACAATGCGGTCATCGTCATGGGAGCCGATGCATTCGAGCGGGTGATGGGCTACAAAGGCATCACCAGGTTTTACGGCAAAGCGCTCTGGTCGGACATCTTGCAGTGCAAGGTCATACCGACCGTCCATCCGGCGCAGCTGTTGTACGGAGATCCGCTAGTTGAAAAGTCGTTCCAGCAAAGCATGGCGACTCTGAAATACGAGATGCACACGAAGCAGTTGCATGTTGAAGAAGCCAAGGTCAACTACAACATCATCGACAACATTCAGAAGTTCAGAAAGTTCATCGAATACTTTAAGTCTGAGAAGGTAATGGCATTTGCATACGACCTTGAGACGGAAGGCTTGCGGTTCAATCTAGACCGGATTCTGACGATTCAGTTCTCCCACAAGGCGCGTTCCAGCTACCTTATACCGACCGACTTCTACGGGAAATGGACCGATCAGGAGTGGAACGAGATCCGGAGCGGCCTGTACGATCTGTTTGCAGACGATACGAAAACGCTGATCGGCCACAACATCAAGTTCGACAATCGCTTCATCGAGCATCACTGGAATATCCCGGTTCGCAAGCACAACGTTTTCGACACGATGATCGCCAAGTTCCTGTGCGACGAAACGACTCCCAGTGGCCTGAAAGAGCTGGCCTGCCAGTACACGGACATGGGTGATTACGAAGCCGACCTGGATGCGTTCAAGAAGCAGTATTGCAAAGAAAATAAGCTCAAGGTAGGCGACTTCTCCTATGCCTTGATCCCGTTCGACATCCTGGCCAAGTATGCTTTGGCCGATGCCGACTGCACCATGCGCCTCTACAACATCTTCTCTCAGAAGCTGATCGAAGAACAGCAGACCGAGACGATGAAAATGGTCATGCGGTTCCAGTATCTTCTCAGCCGCATGGAGATCACCGGCTCTCCGGTGGATACGGACTACACCGAGAAGTACCTTGCGGAAGTAGACGAGCAGTTGGCCACGATGCGGGTCGATCTGTCCAGCTTCAGCTTCGTGAAGCAGGCAGAGCAGGCCATCAACGACCGCAATATCCAAAAGCTGCTTGCTGCCGGTAAACCCACCAAGAGCTACAAGTGGGTCGAGTTCAACGTCAACTCCGTCGATCAGAAGCGGGTGCTGTTCTTCGACATAATCGGCATGCCGATTGTCTTTGCTACCGGCGTGAAGAACAAGCTTACCACCATGACCGCTCTTCGGATGGACAACCTGATCCGAAAAATTGCCAAAGAGCAGGGCCAAAACCTGGGCAGGCCGTTGTTTAAAAACGGCAAACGGGAATTTGTCCCTGAGGAGACAAAGGCGCATTACCTGCGGCTCAAAGGTGCAGTAGACAAACGAGCCATCAAGGAATGGGAATCGACCACCAAAGATCCTCAAATCGTTGAATTCATGGGGATGCTGAAGCGGTTCTCCGAGCTGTCCAAGATCCGCAACACGTACATCTTCTCTATCCTGGACAAGCAGGTAGAGGGATGGATTCATCCGAGCTTCAACGTCATCGGCGCTCGGTCGGGACGACTGAGCTGTAAAGATCCCAACTACCAGAATATACCGGCCCACTCCGAAGAGTCCAAGAAGATCAAGCGGATCACCAAGGCACCGGAGGGGTGGGTTCTTGTAGGTTCCGACCTTAGTGCTGCCGAGATGCGCTGGGTGACCATCGCCTCCGGCGATCCCAAGTTGATCGAGATGTTCAATTCCGGCCTGGATTCCCACGGCATCATTGCCAAGGAGATCTTCGGCCTGGACTGTCATCCGAACGACGTCAAAGACAAGCATCCTGACGAACGGCAGATCGCAAAAATGTGTCAGTTCCTCTCCGTCTACGGCGGGCAGGCTGACGCTTTGTCCGCAGGTGCAGGTATATCAGTCGAAATGGCACAGGGAATTCTGGATACGTATTTTGAGACGTATGCGGGGGTACGTGACTTCCTCGATAAAACCCAGGCTTTTGTTGATCTCAATGGGTATTCCCAATCGCTGCTTGGCCGCAGAAATCGACACCTTAACGTACCGTATCTGGTCAAACGCCGCGAAACAGTAGGAGAGCTGACCCAAGACGAAAGCATGGTGTACGAGAAGGAGTTAAGGGTCGCTAAAAATGCCACCATCCAGTCCGTTTCTTCTGACGGCTTGTTGATAGCCGCCTGCAACCTGCAGGATGAAATCGAAGAGTACGATCATCCGATCAAGATCATCAACGTGATCCATGACGCGATTTATTGCTTGATCAAAGAAGAGTTCTTGCAAGAAGGCAAGGACATCATCCTGCGGCATCTAACTACGCTGCCGCTTGATCTGATTGATCCGCTCTCCGGGAAAAAGGTAATTCCCCACATCAGGATGGAAGCCTCGGCTGAATGGGGGTACGACTGGAGTTCCTTTAGTGAGGACTTTGGAATTGCGACATCCGCGGATAATTACGACGATAACGAAGATGAGGAGGAAGCTGCATGA
- a CDS encoding DnaB-like helicase C-terminal domain-containing protein yields MPGNHHVECNAIKKLMEEKGPELLVAVSPEYFGNAELRKMFLIIRKFYVDNGTFMGWDVLRSAIADKCTSADKAKFILSLLAQIQERDIEGLTSELLLNDLRNYHKFRLVLTKTEQLIEAVESKDIDNTLGRLKELHDSVFVNAEYRLEEADMAASAGKTVKFDFRTTGVKPIDMRGGLIRGGLTIIAAPAKMGKSTLAGMFGVHHYLHEVGSVAYFSYEMGMSEVRARILSNFADVDLGAIMSDTLSPLEALKLRTYEAIFYCGEGEGKAVIRFCKEHQGLPKELFFEKLFQTFPQRQNKFYIFDERLDWDDLFIKMNLLATTKGVTTFIVDYPFLVPRGRADAQLASWEYNLLQSKNLKTFSHKYGANVITPAQLDQGKKGDDPRLRFVSNAINDCDLALFLTESEEDKTLGTVTVTFKAIRNFLTIKGAPSFPEPFKLIKELNKSRFVYQEF; encoded by the coding sequence ATGCCTGGTAACCATCACGTAGAGTGCAACGCAATCAAGAAGCTCATGGAGGAGAAAGGGCCTGAGCTTCTTGTTGCTGTTAGTCCAGAATACTTCGGCAACGCCGAACTGCGGAAGATGTTCCTGATTATCAGGAAATTCTACGTGGACAACGGCACGTTCATGGGGTGGGACGTACTCCGCTCTGCTATAGCGGACAAGTGTACCTCCGCTGATAAGGCCAAGTTCATACTGTCCCTTCTCGCCCAGATCCAGGAGCGGGATATCGAAGGGCTGACCAGCGAGTTGTTACTGAATGATCTTCGGAACTATCACAAGTTCCGCCTCGTATTGACCAAGACGGAGCAGCTGATCGAAGCGGTCGAGTCAAAAGATATAGACAACACGTTGGGCCGGTTGAAGGAGCTGCACGATTCGGTCTTCGTAAATGCAGAGTACCGGCTGGAAGAGGCTGATATGGCTGCGTCAGCCGGTAAGACCGTCAAATTCGATTTTCGCACGACCGGCGTCAAGCCTATCGATATGCGGGGCGGCTTGATCCGCGGTGGTCTGACGATCATCGCGGCACCGGCCAAAATGGGTAAGAGTACGTTGGCCGGTATGTTCGGAGTTCACCACTATCTCCACGAAGTCGGCTCTGTAGCCTATTTCAGTTATGAGATGGGTATGTCCGAGGTTCGGGCCAGGATTCTGAGTAACTTCGCGGATGTGGATTTGGGGGCGATCATGTCCGATACTCTGAGTCCATTGGAAGCCTTGAAGCTGCGTACCTACGAGGCGATCTTCTATTGCGGGGAAGGGGAGGGCAAAGCAGTTATCCGGTTCTGTAAAGAGCATCAGGGGCTGCCGAAAGAACTCTTCTTCGAGAAGCTTTTCCAGACCTTCCCGCAGCGGCAGAACAAGTTCTACATTTTCGACGAGCGGCTGGATTGGGATGACCTGTTCATCAAAATGAACTTGCTGGCAACGACCAAGGGCGTTACCACCTTCATCGTGGATTACCCGTTCCTGGTCCCACGCGGCAGAGCGGATGCACAGCTTGCTTCGTGGGAGTACAACCTGCTGCAGTCCAAGAACCTGAAGACATTCTCACACAAATACGGGGCCAACGTCATTACTCCTGCCCAGCTCGATCAGGGCAAGAAGGGCGACGATCCGCGACTGCGGTTCGTCAGCAACGCAATCAATGATTGCGACTTGGCCCTCTTCCTCACGGAGTCCGAAGAGGACAAAACCTTGGGCACGGTGACGGTCACGTTCAAAGCCATCCGAAACTTTCTGACAATCAAAGGCGCACCGTCATTCCCGGAGCCGTTCAAGCTGATAAAGGAGCTGAACAAGTCGCGCTTCGTATATCAGGAGTTCTAA
- a CDS encoding DEAD/DEAH box helicase, whose protein sequence is MFVHYNSAADCIRTYRYKDGVAYLPPNITKLKAVATLLGTDIIDCRSKGLPLSKPFELNPDFTFRPHQVDPAHALLEFTLREKYGVLEADCGCGKTVTMTWVAGQLGSKVLILVDMGSLQTQWQAAFDIVWKRQVQIVERNAKLFDDVAVATFQLLHANPELTLRIRKEYGCLLLDEFHSTASDTRREILMKMDNEYRLGCTATLMKKGYANDVLTDMVSDQRIVMIDESALKADVVFLPTETKFYSENPDDWGKIQSALGKDLARNKLMADLTISLVQQGRKVLTVGVTVGTLKQVAMYLKKSGIKHVLYTGSTTLAQDLALRDKLAHGMIDAILTVRKADKGLDLPALDALVNGRPSNNQSFVEQLSGRIVRRLDGKPTPLIVDLVDKGDLAKRFATNRTRWYQKLGYQLKTSDVFSFM, encoded by the coding sequence ATGTTTGTGCACTACAACAGCGCCGCAGACTGCATTAGAACTTACAGATATAAAGATGGCGTTGCTTACCTGCCCCCTAACATAACAAAGTTGAAGGCGGTAGCAACCCTGCTAGGGACTGACATCATCGACTGCAGGTCGAAAGGCTTGCCTCTTAGCAAGCCTTTTGAGTTGAATCCCGACTTCACGTTTAGACCTCATCAAGTCGATCCGGCCCACGCTCTTTTAGAGTTTACTCTTCGTGAGAAATACGGGGTATTGGAAGCGGACTGCGGGTGCGGGAAGACAGTCACGATGACTTGGGTAGCGGGGCAGCTCGGCAGCAAGGTGCTGATTCTTGTCGACATGGGTTCTCTGCAAACACAATGGCAAGCAGCCTTTGACATAGTTTGGAAACGGCAGGTGCAGATTGTCGAGCGCAACGCCAAACTATTTGATGACGTAGCAGTTGCGACCTTTCAATTGCTCCATGCCAATCCCGAGTTGACCCTTAGAATCCGCAAGGAATATGGATGCCTGCTACTGGACGAGTTTCACAGCACTGCATCTGATACTCGCAGAGAGATCCTGATGAAGATGGATAATGAGTACCGTCTTGGCTGCACGGCTACGCTAATGAAGAAGGGGTATGCAAATGACGTGCTGACCGATATGGTTTCAGATCAGAGGATCGTTATGATAGACGAGTCTGCCTTGAAAGCAGACGTTGTTTTCCTACCGACCGAAACCAAATTCTACAGTGAAAACCCCGACGATTGGGGCAAGATTCAAAGTGCTTTAGGCAAAGACTTGGCCAGAAATAAACTCATGGCTGATCTCACCATTTCGTTGGTGCAGCAGGGACGCAAAGTCTTGACCGTAGGCGTTACCGTGGGCACCTTGAAGCAGGTAGCGATGTACCTGAAAAAGAGCGGCATAAAGCACGTCCTGTACACCGGCAGCACCACCTTGGCCCAGGATCTGGCGCTTAGGGACAAGCTGGCACATGGTATGATTGACGCGATTCTGACCGTCCGTAAAGCAGATAAAGGATTGGATCTTCCGGCCCTCGATGCCCTCGTCAATGGAAGACCTTCAAATAACCAGTCATTCGTTGAGCAATTGTCCGGTAGAATAGTTCGCAGGCTGGATGGGAAGCCTACACCACTTATCGTTGACCTCGTAGATAAAGGAGATCTTGCTAAAAGATTTGCTACCAACAGAACGAGATGGTACCAGAAACTGGGGTACCAGCTCAAAACGAGTGACGTTTTTTCTTTTATGTAA
- a CDS encoding AlpA family transcriptional regulator: MAVEAEFFTVQEIIVKYKLSESTIYRKEKAGTFPKKVKLSERRVGFRAHEVLAWAAALN; encoded by the coding sequence ATGGCTGTAGAAGCAGAGTTTTTCACCGTTCAGGAAATCATTGTGAAGTACAAACTGTCGGAGAGTACCATCTACCGAAAAGAGAAGGCCGGTACATTTCCCAAGAAGGTGAAGCTGAGTGAGCGCCGGGTAGGTTTTCGAGCGCATGAGGTGCTTGCTTGGGCGGCGGCTTTGAATTGA
- a CDS encoding transposase — MRMNRKYDAEFKAEAVKLVLEDNRTIREVESSLGITHGVLKGWIRKHRDQQDPAIASQISAEAELKQLRKENEQLRREREILKKAVAIFSTDPHRYSGS, encoded by the coding sequence ATGAGAATGAACCGAAAATACGATGCCGAGTTTAAAGCTGAAGCGGTGAAGCTGGTTTTGGAAGACAACCGCACCATTCGCGAAGTTGAAAGCAGTCTCGGGATCACGCATGGAGTCTTAAAAGGATGGATCCGGAAACACCGTGACCAGCAGGATCCGGCTATAGCCAGTCAAATATCTGCCGAAGCAGAGCTTAAGCAACTCCGCAAAGAGAACGAGCAACTCCGTCGGGAGCGTGAAATCCTAAAAAAAGCTGTGGCCATCTTCTCAACGGATCCGCATCGTTATTCGGGTTCATAA
- a CDS encoding IS3 family transposase, which produces MTEHRSEFGVKEMCRVLGVTRSWYYAHAAGRVTNRQREDQALLPTIKSAFEESDKTYGAKRITHNLRQLGRRVGKNRIWRLMRENGLKVKTTRKFKVTTNSDHKRPVADNLVKRQFSADAPNRLWTGDITYIETVQGWLYLAVVLDVFSRRIVGWSMNKRMTDDLVIAALTNAIVRRRPSPGFIFHTDRGSQYCSKRFRAVVGKAAGIQSMSGTGCCYDNAITETFFSTLKRELIYHCSFTTRQEAQSRIFRYIEGFYNRKRIHSAIGYLTPEQFEQQELKMAA; this is translated from the coding sequence ATAACCGAGCACCGCTCCGAATTCGGAGTGAAGGAGATGTGCCGAGTTCTGGGAGTGACTCGGAGTTGGTACTACGCCCATGCGGCCGGCCGAGTAACGAATCGGCAGCGCGAAGACCAGGCGTTGTTGCCAACGATCAAATCAGCCTTCGAAGAGAGCGACAAAACATATGGCGCGAAACGGATTACCCATAACCTACGGCAGTTAGGGCGGCGCGTCGGTAAAAACCGCATCTGGCGCCTGATGCGAGAAAACGGCCTTAAAGTCAAGACGACGCGGAAGTTCAAGGTTACAACGAATTCAGATCACAAGCGTCCTGTAGCGGACAATCTGGTGAAGCGTCAATTCTCCGCTGACGCTCCCAATCGGCTCTGGACCGGCGACATAACGTACATTGAAACGGTCCAGGGCTGGCTGTACTTGGCAGTGGTCCTCGATGTATTCTCCCGCCGGATCGTGGGCTGGAGCATGAACAAACGCATGACGGATGATCTTGTTATAGCTGCCCTTACCAATGCGATAGTCAGGCGTCGGCCGTCACCAGGATTCATCTTTCACACGGATCGTGGTTCGCAATATTGCAGCAAACGGTTTCGTGCCGTGGTCGGGAAAGCAGCTGGCATCCAAAGCATGAGCGGAACCGGATGCTGCTATGACAATGCAATTACGGAGACCTTTTTCTCCACATTGAAGAGAGAACTGATTTACCACTGCTCCTTCACGACCCGGCAAGAAGCACAGAGCCGGATATTTCGTTACATCGAAGGTTTCTACAACCGCAAGAGGATTCACTCTGCGATTGGCTATCTCACTCCTGAACAGTTTGAGCAGCAGGAGCTAAAGATGGCAGCATAG
- a CDS encoding site-specific integrase — MPNFTDRFLKSLKPRNKKYIVSEGRGGFIVTVYTTGSISFTYRYTINKRERRINLGIYGTITLAQARVEYGELYKRVQAGEDPAEIAKAVPTTFPAVAAPESTAVISEDGVPATIAELAYTFLEKWSKRYHSAEWYGTNKSALNKHLVPTHGHMDPKDFKPRHAHKLIAAVAKESPGASRNLIKAARRMFGYALIHEWVDFNPFLGGFASYVPEVVQVSRDRYLSQTEIPAAWKRICYGPGSDAVRKALLLTLVTAQRPGEVATIEAIDIDGDWWIIPPEKIKTEKKKGMKRQPRPHLVYLTPLAKVIMGDPKSWLSGVAFPTARSGNVRKGAIKKAIPIKESAMNKLVRKEVAHKDKGIVKEEYYGMPRWTPHDLRRTASTMMNSLGISERHVDMVLNHALPVVEGTYNLYGYAEEKKQALLKWEEKLKELLGDLPVRLTCLRNRGHTQNSMLPSLAPAAQTVQE, encoded by the coding sequence ATGCCAAATTTCACAGACAGATTTTTAAAGAGCCTTAAACCCAGAAACAAGAAATATATCGTCAGCGAAGGGCGGGGCGGATTTATAGTCACCGTCTATACAACAGGGAGCATATCCTTTACCTATCGTTATACCATCAATAAACGAGAGCGTCGGATCAATCTTGGTATTTATGGCACAATTACTCTGGCACAGGCTAGGGTTGAATACGGGGAACTATATAAGCGGGTGCAAGCCGGAGAAGATCCGGCAGAGATAGCAAAGGCTGTCCCTACTACCTTCCCTGCAGTCGCAGCTCCAGAATCCACGGCAGTCATTAGTGAGGATGGAGTCCCTGCGACCATAGCAGAGCTGGCCTATACATTTCTGGAGAAGTGGTCCAAACGGTACCACTCTGCCGAATGGTACGGCACTAACAAGAGCGCTCTCAACAAGCACCTCGTTCCCACCCACGGACACATGGACCCTAAGGATTTCAAGCCGAGGCATGCCCACAAGCTTATCGCTGCGGTGGCGAAAGAGTCCCCTGGCGCATCCAGAAACCTTATCAAAGCCGCCAGAAGGATGTTCGGCTACGCCCTGATCCATGAATGGGTAGATTTCAACCCTTTTCTTGGCGGATTCGCCAGCTACGTTCCCGAAGTGGTCCAGGTGTCCAGGGACAGATACCTCTCTCAAACCGAAATACCGGCAGCCTGGAAACGAATATGTTATGGTCCTGGGAGTGATGCCGTAAGGAAGGCCCTGCTCCTGACCCTCGTTACCGCCCAGCGGCCTGGGGAGGTTGCCACCATCGAGGCGATAGACATCGATGGGGATTGGTGGATCATCCCACCGGAAAAGATCAAGACGGAGAAGAAGAAAGGGATGAAGCGCCAGCCACGACCTCATTTGGTCTACCTGACGCCGCTGGCCAAGGTGATCATGGGAGATCCGAAATCCTGGCTCAGCGGCGTGGCCTTCCCGACTGCCAGATCCGGTAATGTGCGGAAGGGGGCTATCAAGAAGGCGATTCCGATCAAGGAGTCAGCCATGAACAAACTGGTCCGTAAAGAGGTGGCACACAAAGATAAGGGGATTGTAAAGGAGGAGTACTACGGAATGCCCAGGTGGACACCCCACGATCTCCGCAGGACCGCCTCCACCATGATGAACTCGCTCGGCATCAGTGAGCGCCATGTAGATATGGTCCTAAACCACGCCCTGCCGGTCGTGGAAGGGACATATAACCTATATGGATATGCGGAGGAGAAGAAGCAGGCGCTGCTGAAATGGGAGGAAAAACTGAAGGAGCTGTTGGGGGATCTACCGGTCAGACTGACCTGTCTTCGCAATAGAGGACACACTCAAAATTCTATGCTGCCATCTTTAGCTCCTGCTGCTCAAACTGTTCAGGAGTGA
- a CDS encoding nitrogenase component 1: protein MSEHFIERPRYTCAQGGAAATVTALPGGIPILHSPSGCAGNFAWTQNGGSALQVGGYCGTLAIPSSSIGERDVVFGGDSRLREQIENTLKVIEGSIYAVLTSCVTEVIGDDIQAVVGDFRAQGVPIIGAETGGFRGTSYDGYDLVLQALFRDFLERGVAKRRKRVNLWGVVPYYDPFWRGNLEEVRRLLEALGLEVNSFFLAEDSIDTIRQAGSASLNIVISQAYGLGAARLFEELHATPYLSLPLPVGAGATEPFLRAVGAAARVSARRVSAVIDTEHRRYYRYLEPLTDCFNDLDLQRYAVVVGDANYAGSLTRFLADDLGWLPELTVCTDPFRTEEEGQHLHAQIAQLRSQYPVQLVFETDGSRVISHLREQWPVGSYRNVFAPAFVVGTSLERELAAELGAPQLSVSFPVSNRAVLDRGYTGYRGGLRLVEDLIGAIIPGR from the coding sequence ATGAGTGAGCATTTCATCGAACGCCCCCGCTATACCTGTGCCCAGGGGGGGGCTGCCGCTACCGTTACCGCCCTGCCGGGCGGCATCCCGATCCTGCATTCCCCGTCGGGCTGTGCCGGCAACTTTGCCTGGACCCAGAACGGTGGCTCGGCGCTGCAGGTGGGTGGTTACTGCGGGACCCTGGCCATACCGAGCTCGAGTATCGGTGAGCGCGACGTGGTCTTTGGCGGCGACAGCCGCCTCCGGGAGCAGATCGAGAACACGCTCAAGGTCATCGAGGGGAGCATCTATGCTGTGTTGACCAGTTGCGTAACCGAGGTAATCGGCGACGACATCCAGGCGGTGGTGGGGGATTTTCGCGCTCAGGGGGTGCCGATCATCGGCGCAGAGACCGGCGGATTCCGGGGAACCTCCTATGACGGCTATGACCTGGTGCTGCAGGCTCTGTTTCGGGATTTTCTGGAGCGAGGGGTAGCCAAGCGGAGAAAACGGGTCAATCTCTGGGGGGTGGTCCCGTACTATGACCCGTTCTGGCGCGGCAACCTCGAGGAGGTGCGTCGTCTGCTGGAAGCGCTCGGGCTGGAGGTCAATTCGTTTTTCCTGGCTGAAGACTCGATCGATACCATCCGTCAGGCAGGGTCCGCCTCGCTGAATATCGTCATATCCCAGGCCTATGGTCTCGGCGCTGCCCGGCTGTTCGAGGAGTTGCACGCTACGCCGTATCTGAGTCTACCGCTGCCGGTCGGTGCCGGCGCCACGGAACCGTTCCTGCGTGCCGTCGGCGCTGCAGCCAGGGTCAGTGCCAGGAGAGTTTCTGCGGTGATCGACACGGAGCACCGGCGCTACTACCGCTACCTGGAGCCGCTGACCGACTGTTTCAACGATCTGGACCTGCAGCGCTATGCCGTGGTGGTCGGAGATGCCAACTACGCCGGCTCCCTGACCAGGTTCCTGGCCGACGACCTTGGCTGGCTGCCGGAGTTGACGGTGTGCACCGACCCCTTCAGGACTGAAGAAGAGGGACAGCATCTGCATGCACAGATAGCGCAGCTGCGATCGCAGTATCCCGTGCAGCTGGTTTTCGAGACCGACGGTAGCCGGGTCATTTCCCATCTGCGTGAACAGTGGCCTGTTGGCAGCTATCGGAACGTCTTTGCTCCTGCTTTTGTCGTTGGAACCTCACTGGAACGCGAGCTGGCAGCGGAATTGGGTGCGCCGCAGCTCTCAGTCAGCTTCCCGGTTTCAAACCGGGCCGTTCTGGATCGCGGCTATACCGGATATCGGGGAGGACTGAGGTTGGTGGAGGATTTGATCGGAGCGATTATTCCCGGAAGATAG